Proteins from a genomic interval of Raphanus sativus cultivar WK10039 unplaced genomic scaffold, ASM80110v3 Scaffold3051, whole genome shotgun sequence:
- the LOC130506261 gene encoding uncharacterized protein LOC130506261, giving the protein MLRFQPMDYDTLDISGENYLRWAINISVILTIEGLSECIIKDDHGTENEKYKALTVMRHHLNVELRNQYQDIQSLRCLWKELKSRYTKVILPKARHEWMSLSFRDFGSVEKYNYALSKVAHTLMFYGEKLTEEKLLEKVFSTVDPKDLFLQLTYRDKGFTTYNDLFLYLSQNEQMNQMKDDMSGYEADSDDEESMGATSKVTDGVAG; this is encoded by the coding sequence ATGTTGAGATTCCAACCCATGGACTATGATACCCTAGATATCTCTGGAGAGAACTATCTAAGATGGGCAATAAATATCTCGGTTATACTAACGATAGAAGGTCTTAGTGAATGTATCATCAAAGATGATCATGGAACCGAGAATGAGAAATATAAGGCATTAACAGTAATGCGCCATCATCTCAATGTGGAACTGAGAAATCAGTACCAAGATATACAAAGCCTTCGATGCCTTTGGAAAGAGTTAAAGTCCAGATACACTAAGGTGATATTACCAAAGGCAAGGCATGAGTGGATGAGCCTTAGTTTCCGGGACTTTGGGTCCGtggaaaaatacaattatgcTCTATCTAAAGTAGCTCATACACTGATGTTTTATGGTGAAAAGTTGACAGAGGAGAAATTACTTGAAAAAGTTTTCTCCACAGTAGATCCAAAAGATCTATTCCTACAACTAACCTATCGAGATAAAGGTTTCACCACATACAACGATCTGTTCTTATACTTATCTCAAAATGAACAGATGAATCAGATGAAAGATGATATGAGCGGCTATGAGGCAgatagtgatgatgaagaaTCCATGGGAGCCACGTCCAAAGTAACAGATGGAGTGGCCGGCTAG